A stretch of Hippoglossus hippoglossus isolate fHipHip1 chromosome 20, fHipHip1.pri, whole genome shotgun sequence DNA encodes these proteins:
- the ggh gene encoding gamma-glutamyl hydrolase — MAAAVKRADVCFAFRIMMVPLFLLPLLCFPFHSSAKRNDRPVVGVLAQEVYLNQSSYIAASYVKFLEAAGARVVPVMINQTPEEYRTLFNSINGILYPGGGVSIISSGYERAAKIFYELAIEANKRGDYFPVWGTCLGFEQLMYLTSGKTLLTNTNTSGVSLPLDFTNETRDSRMFKGFPVDLMKDLASEPLTENSHTWSLALLTYDTNEDLKTFYKVLSTNTDGKTQFVSTVEAYDYPIYATQWHPEKNAFEWTRPYIPHTPSAVRTTFYMAEFFVSEARKNFHSFASEEGENKALIYNYNPVYTGNHSAFEQIYLF, encoded by the exons ATGGCGGCTGCGGTGAAAcgagctgatgtttgttttgctttcagaATCATGATGGTTCcgctgtttcttcttcctctgctgtgtttcccGTTCCACTCCTCAGCCAAGAGGAACGACAGGCCCGTGGTGG GGGTTCTGGCTCAGGAGGTTTATTTGAACCAGAGCTCGTACATCGCTGCTTCCTACGTGAAGTTCCTGGAGGCAGCAGGAGCGAGGGTCGTCCCCGTCAT GATTAACCAGACACCGGAGGAGTACCGGACCCTGTTCAACTCCATCAATGG GATCCTCTACCCGGGCGGAGGAGTCAGCATCATCTCATCTGGTTATGAACGGGCTGCAAAAATCTTTTATGAGCTTGCTATTGAG GCAAACAAGAGAGGCGACTACTTCCCTGTGTGGGGAACCTGCCTCGGGTTTGAGCAGCTGATGTATTTGACGAGTGGAAAGACGTTACTGACGAACACCAATACAAGTGgtgtgtctctgcctctggACTTCACTAATG AAACCAGAGACAGCCGGATGTTTAAAGGCTTCCCAGTTGACCTCATGAAAGATCTGGCATCTGAGCCACTGACAGAAAACTCTCACACCTGGAGTTTGGCCTTGTTG ACTTACGACACCAATGAGGACCTGAAGACGTTTTACAAAGTTCTCTCCACAAACACGGACGGAAAAACCCAGTTTGTGTCAACAGTGGAAG CGTATGATTACCCAATTTATGCGACACAGTGGCATCCggaaaaaaatgcatttgaatgGACGCGGCCGTACATTCCACACACTCCATCGGCCGTCAGGACCACCTTCTACATGGCAGAGTTCTTCGTCAGCGAAG CCAGGAAGAACTTCCACAGCTTTGCATCCGAGGAGGGGGAGAACAAAGCGCTGATATACAACTACAATCCTGTTTACACTGGGAATCACAGCGCCTTCGAGCAGATCTATCTTTTCTGA
- the LOC117754207 gene encoding apolipoprotein D-like, whose protein sequence is MSQGAVASHRVLYRRVSSDLNMKKFQVLFVLLLSTAAADAQSLHLGKCPQPSVQEDFNVTQYMGTWYEVEKLPALFERGKCVQATYSPLADGTVRVYNAELLCNGKINSIEGVARVKDPSQPAKLGVSFFKGVPDGPYWVLSTDYQSYALVYSCSDYLSLFHIDFAWILARTRVLPGDVVSRLHDDLTAAGVDVNRLKVTNQTGCDVMT, encoded by the exons ATGTCACAGGGAGCTGTTGCTTCACATCGTGTTTTGTATCGGAGGGTCTCCAGCGACTTGAACATGAAGAAGTTCCAG GTGCTGTTCGTGCTCCTGCTGTCGACCGCGGCCGCCGACGCTCAGTCCCTCCACCTCGGCAAATGCCCTCAGCCGTCAGTTCAAGAGGACTTCAACGTCACGCAG TACATGGGAACCTGGTACGAGGTAGAGAAGCTCCCGGCTCTATTTGAAAGAGGGAAATGTGTCCAGGCCACTTATTCTCCTCTCGCTGACGGGACAGTCAGAGTTTACAATGCAGAGCTGCT GTGTAATGGGAAGATAAACTCCATCGAAGGTGTTGCCAGAGTTAAAGACCCGTCTCAACCTGCCAAGCTGGGGGTCAGCTTCTTTAAAG GTGTTCCAGATGGTCCGTACTGGGTTCTCTCCACAGACTACCAGTCCTACGCTCTGGTCTACTCCTGCTCAGACTACCTCAGTCTTTTCCACATTGACTTCGCCTGGATCCTGGCTCGCACCCGGGTGCTGCCGGGGGACGTGGTCAGCAGACTCCACGATGATCTGACGGCTGCCGGTGTAGACGTGAACAGACTGAAGGTTACAAACCAGACTGGTTGTGATGTCATGACCTGA